CGCTGATCCGCCGCAAGACCGTGGTGCTCAAGAACGACTACATCCACCATGTCGTGGACATCTACCACTTCTGAGGGCCCGCAATGACATCCACCGAGACGACATCCACCGAAACCACATCCACCGAAACCCGCACCCACCGGGTCGCCCTGTCCTTCGAGGACGGCGTCACCCGGTTCATCAGCTGCCGCGACGACCAGACCGTCGCCGACGCGTCCTACCGCCAGCGCATCAACATCCCGCTCGACTGCCGTGACGGTGCCTGCGGAACGTGCAAGGCGCTCTGCGAATCCGGGAGCTACGACGGTGGCACCTACATCGACGACGCCCTGCCCGTCGACGAGGCCGCGGCCGGCTACGTGCTGCCCTGCAGCATGCGGCCCCGTTCGGATCTGGTGCTGCAGATCGCGAGCAGCTCCGAGGTGGCCAAGACGGCCGCCGGGACGTTCACCGGCACGCTCGTCGGCCTGGACCGGCTCTCGCCGTCGACGGTGGCGTTCGCTGTGGAGATCCCCAACCGTGCGGACCTCGCGTTCCTGCCGGGGCAGTACGTCAACATCGCAGTACCGGGAACCGATGTGGTGCGGTCCTATTCGTTCAGCAACGCGCCGCACGAGGAACGGCTCACCTTCCTGGTGAAGTTGACGCCGGGGGGCGCCATGTCCGCCTATCTGGCGGAGCGGGCCGCCGTCGGTGACGAGATCACCTTCACGGGTCCGCACGGATCGTTCTTCCTGCGCGAGACCGAGCGGCCGGTACTGCTGCTGGCCGGCGGCACGGGCCTGGCGCCGGTGCTGTCGATGTTGCGGACCCTGCGCGCTGCCCGCAGTCCGCGCAAAGCCCACCTCATCTACGGCGTCAGCTCGGACACCGACCTCGTCGAACTGGACACGCTGAGCGCGATCGCCGCGGAGTTGCCGGGGTTGACGTGGGAGTACTGCGTGGCCGACCCGGCAAGCACCGCCGCGAACAAGGGCCCGGACCGGGCCTATGTCACCAGCCTGATCCGGCCCGGCCACCTCTACGACGGCGACGTGGCGATCTATCTGTGCGGGCCTCCGCCGATGGTCGAGTCGGTGCGCAAACACGTCGCTGCGGCCGGAATCGAACCGTTCGGCTTCTACTACGAGAAGTTCGCGCTGGCCGCACCCGCCGACAGCGCGTCTGGGGCCACCGTGGCCACCGCACCGCGCGAGCCCGCACCCGTCGCCTCGGCGCCGCGTGAGGCGCTGATCGTCACCCCCGACGCCCGGACGGTGGCCGGTCAGGCCGTCTTCCCCGACGCGCCGATCGCCCCGGCGCCCGCGGGCGTCGCGGTCCCCGCCGACGGGGACACCGCACGCCGGATCGCCGGACAGCTCATCGGCGCCGCCGGTGCCGGCAGCGCGCCGGAGATTCCGCTCGACGACGACACCGCCCTGCTCACCGGCGCCGCCCGGACGGTGGCCGGCCAGCACCTCTTCCCCCCGCCGGCTGTCGAGACCGAACCCCCCGAAATCGCCGCGGACGGATACCAGATCGGCGAGGAGCACCCCGAGGTGCACGAATCCGACGCGATCTTCCAGGCCCGCGAGGCGCTCGAACTGGGGGCACTCGAGCTCACCATCGGCCGGTTGAGCACCCCGCAGTTGACCGGCTACCGGTTGCTCGCCGAATCGACGCTGCCCTATGTCGACGGCGACCGGTTCGTCGACGCCGCCCAGTACACCGAGACCAACGCCGCGTTCCACGACTATCTGTTCACGCTCACCGGAAACGACCACCTGCTGCAGGCCTACCAGGCGCTCGGCGTCAAGGGCCGGATGAGCGAAGTGCTGCGAAACGCCACCTGGTGTCACCCGCTGTGCGCGCAGGACCACGTCGACATCGTCGCGGCGTTCGACGCCGGCGACCGGGCGGCGGCACGGTCGCTCATCGCAGCGCACGCCGAACGCTCGAAACAGACGATGCGGCGGGCGATGGCCGACGCTGCGGCGGCGCGACGGCCGCGGTTCGTCACCCCGGGCCGGTTCGCCGGCAAGGTCGTGCTCGTGACCGGTGCCGCACAGGGCATCGGTGAGCAGACCGCGCGCCGCATCAGTGCCGAAGGCGGCCGCCTCGTTCTCGCCGACCGCTCGGAGCTGGTGAAGGAACTGGCCGACGAACTGACCACCGGCGGTCCGGATGCCCGGGCGGTGACCGTGGACCTCGAACACTTCGACGGCGCGGAAGCCATGGTGGCCCAAGCGTTGTCGGCGTTCGACCGGATCGACGTGCTGATCAACAATGTCGGCGGCGCCATCAACTTCAAACCGTTCATCGAATTCACCGACCGCGAGATCCGCGCGGAGGTCGACCGGTCGCTGATGACCACGCTCTACGCCTGCCGGGCGGCGCTGCCGTCGATGGTGGCGCGCGGGGCGGGCGTCATCGTCAACGTCTCGTCGGCCGCGACCCGCGGCATCCACCGCATCCCCTATTCCGCGGCCAAGGGCGGCATCAACGCGATCACCGCCTCGCTCGCCCTCGAATACGCCGGCGACGGGATCCGGGTGGTCGCCGCCGCCCCGGGTGGTACGCAGGCCCCGCCGCGGCGGATCTCCCGCGGCACACCGGAATTCGGCAACGACACCGAGCGCTCCTGGTTCCAGGCCCACATCGATCAGACCGTCGATTCCTCGTCGATGAAGCGGTACGGCACTCTCGATGAACAGGCCGCGGCCATCTGCTTCCTGGCCTCCGACGAGGCGTCCTACATCACCGGCACCGTGTTGCCGGTCGCCGGCGGCGATCAGGGCTAGCCGCACCGGCCCTCGCCGCGAGCAGACACAGAATCGCGTGATCGTCGGTGAAATAGGGCGATTCTGTGTCTGCTCGCGAGGGGTCGGTTACTTACGATGTGACGGTGATCATCGTGTCCGGGGCATGCGTCGGACGCGACCGCGAGCTCGGCGAACTCACGAGGCGCTGCGCCGCGACCGCGGACACCGGCGCCGACGTCGTCGGGCTGCTCGGGCCCCCGGGGATCGGCAAGTCGGCGCTGCTGAATCGCCTGGCGGCCGAACACGGCCACGCCCACATCGCGCGCGCACTGCCCTGGGAGGCCCACACGCCCGGGGCGGTACTCGGCCAGCTGTTGCAGGAGGACGCACCCACCGACCCGGCAGCCCGCTTCCGGGACCGGATCGCCGCGGCGGCCCACCTTCCCGCGATGGTGATCGTCGACGACGCCGAGCACTCCGACGACCTCTCGCTGCAGGCGTTGGAGAGCACGGTCCGCCACGATCGGGCGCAGCCGCTGTTCGTGGTGCTCGCCATGACGAGTCCGGATCCGGCGGTGATGCGGCTCGTCTCGACCGAGGTCCGGTTGACGGGGCTCGACACAGCCGGGATCGCGGAGTTGGCGGCGATGCGGGGGCGGGTCCTGCACCCGACGATGGTGGAGGCCCTCACCCGGCACACCGATGGGAACCCGCGCGACGCGCTCGCCCTGCTCGACGAGGTGTCGCCCGCGGTGTGGTCACGCCACGATGCGCAGTTGCCGGCACCGGCGCACGCCGTGTCGGCGGTGCGGGAACGCCTCGAACAGTGTGGTCCGTACGGGCGTGCGCTGGTGGAGGCGTTGGCCGTTCTGGGCGACGGCGTCTCGCTCGGCGAAGCGGCACAGCTCGCAGGTCTCGATGATCCACTGAGCGCCATCGACGAGGCTGTCGGTGCTCAATTGATCTCGGCAACAGCGGGATTCGAGGTGGCACTCCGTTCGCGGCTCACCCGGTCCGCCGTACTGGACCTGATGGGTGTGCACGCCGCCGGTGTGGCGCACCGGCGGGCGGCCGACATCGTCGCGGATCCGGTGCGCAGGCTCCGGCATCTGGTGGCGGCCACGCCGACCCCGGATGCCGCACTGGCGGCCGACGTCGACGCGATGGCACGCGAACGCAGCGCAGAAGGCGCATGGGCGGAGGCGGCGACGCTGTTCCGCGAGGCCAGCCGACTCACCCCCGACCCACTGCTGCGCGACGACCGGCTCACCCGTTCGGTCGACGCGCTCGTCGCGGCGGGTGATACCGCGGGCGCCGCGGCG
Above is a window of Mycolicibacterium baixiangningiae DNA encoding:
- the benC gene encoding benzoate 1,2-dioxygenase electron transfer component BenC, with protein sequence MTSTETTSTETTSTETRTHRVALSFEDGVTRFISCRDDQTVADASYRQRINIPLDCRDGACGTCKALCESGSYDGGTYIDDALPVDEAAAGYVLPCSMRPRSDLVLQIASSSEVAKTAAGTFTGTLVGLDRLSPSTVAFAVEIPNRADLAFLPGQYVNIAVPGTDVVRSYSFSNAPHEERLTFLVKLTPGGAMSAYLAERAAVGDEITFTGPHGSFFLRETERPVLLLAGGTGLAPVLSMLRTLRAARSPRKAHLIYGVSSDTDLVELDTLSAIAAELPGLTWEYCVADPASTAANKGPDRAYVTSLIRPGHLYDGDVAIYLCGPPPMVESVRKHVAAAGIEPFGFYYEKFALAAPADSASGATVATAPREPAPVASAPREALIVTPDARTVAGQAVFPDAPIAPAPAGVAVPADGDTARRIAGQLIGAAGAGSAPEIPLDDDTALLTGAARTVAGQHLFPPPAVETEPPEIAADGYQIGEEHPEVHESDAIFQAREALELGALELTIGRLSTPQLTGYRLLAESTLPYVDGDRFVDAAQYTETNAAFHDYLFTLTGNDHLLQAYQALGVKGRMSEVLRNATWCHPLCAQDHVDIVAAFDAGDRAAARSLIAAHAERSKQTMRRAMADAAAARRPRFVTPGRFAGKVVLVTGAAQGIGEQTARRISAEGGRLVLADRSELVKELADELTTGGPDARAVTVDLEHFDGAEAMVAQALSAFDRIDVLINNVGGAINFKPFIEFTDREIRAEVDRSLMTTLYACRAALPSMVARGAGVIVNVSSAATRGIHRIPYSAAKGGINAITASLALEYAGDGIRVVAAAPGGTQAPPRRISRGTPEFGNDTERSWFQAHIDQTVDSSSMKRYGTLDEQAAAICFLASDEASYITGTVLPVAGGDQG